A region of the Agrobacterium sp. RAC06 genome:
CAGATAGGCGTCGTTGTAGAACTGGAGAAGATCGTCTCCCCACCAGAAGCACGTGGGTTGGCGGGTGGCGAGAACCTGCCGAAGCGTCGTCACCAAGGCGGGCGGCCAGTATTCCGCCCCCCCAAGTGATGTGCTGCTCCAGTCGAATGCACTGATTTCGTCTGCCACCTGTCCCGGCATACCGAGAAAATGCATTGTCTGGCTCATGGGACTCCGGGACTGGGCGATACGCGAAGTGGGGCTCAAAACGCCCGGAACGCCGCTTGTTTCCTTAGGTATCGTCTCGACGTGCCGTACTCAAGCCACGGCATGCCGATTAGTCATCATCCTCGCGGCGAGGGCGATACTCCCCCGTTTCCGGATCCTGAATGAGCGTCCCGATTGCCTGGTTCTCGCGTTCTTTTTCCTCAGCACGCGATTTTGCCACCAGTTTCTCCGCATCCGCGACGAAGCGGCGATAGAGCAGCCAGGCGCCCCCCACCAGGATCGTCAGAAATATCAGCTGCGCCATGTCCCCTCGCCGTTAAGCCCTTCTTCGTCATTCCGGTCAAAGACCGTAGCGACCCCATAGTGCCTTTTCTTCGAGTGTCTCGGCAAGGCCGGCGACTGCCTGAACCGCGATCTGGTCAGGCGCAGCAAAAGCACCGATACCTGCCGCGCGGCGGCCGAAAAGGCCCTTATGGGCACCGATCAGTTCGAGGCGCGCATCCTTGCCATAGCGGGTCTTGATTTCTTCACGCAGGCCGCCGAGGCGATCGACGAGGCCGAGTTCCAGGCCTTTGCGGCCCGTCCAGAACAGACCGGAGAAGATTGCCGGATCGTCTGCAAGCACCGTGCTGCGGCGCGCCTTGACCATGTCGATGAAGATTTCGTGGATCTCAAGCTGCAGGGTCTTCAGGTATTCGATATCGCTTTCCTTCTCCGGCTGGAAAGGATCGAGGATCACCTTGTTCTCACCCGCCGTGTAGACACGGCGTTCAACGCCGATCTTCTTCAGGAGTTCGGGGAAGCCGAAACCGCCAGAGACGACACCGATCGAGCCGACAATCGAGGTCGCATCGGCGATGATCTCGTCGCCGGCGATCGCGATCATGTAGCCGCCGGACGCTGCGACATCCTCGACGAAGACGAGCACACGCTTATTCTTTTCTTCGGCCAGCGCCCGGATGCGATCATAGATCATCCGCGACTGGACGGGGGAACCGCCCGGCGAGTTGATCGACAGGGCCACGGCGGGGCTATCCTTCATGCCGAATGCCTTTTCCAGCTGGCCGGCAACCGAGGAGAGGTTCAAGGCAGGGCGAAAGCGCGAGCCGCCGCTCATGATCGGTCCGTGCAGCCTGACGACCGGAATGACGACGCCCTTTTTCTGGAAGCGCTTGGGAACCAGCCGTTTCAGAAAGTCTGCCATGGTCGCGTTTCAACTCCTCAGGATCATCACTCTGAGCGGAGATGTAAGGAGCCGGAGAGCGAACACAATGGTTCTGCTAAAAAATCAGTGTTTTCAACGCAGGCGCCGATAGCCCACGCGGCCGTTGTTCAGGTCGTCGACCAAGGGGGCGAAGGCGTGACTGTCGGGCTTGTCGTGCATCAGCAGCGGCGCGCGCAGCTGTAGCTTCGCCCGTGACCCCTTGATTGCGGTAACCAGGATGCGGGTTGCGTTTTCGCCGGGTCTTGGGTGGATCGCCGTGATCTCCAGGCCGCCGAAGCGCCTGCCGCAAGCGGCGATGATCTCGGCGATCGACTGTGGTCTGGCAATCAGGGAGAGTTGACCGCCGGGCATCACGATCGCGCCTGCCGTGCGGATCCAGCTCTCGAACAGGTTCTCCGTCATCGCATGGGCTTCCGCCTTCAGGGCATCCGGCGTCTTGCGGTCGCCGGGATCGTTGAAGGGTGGGTTCATGATGACGTGGTGGAAGCTGTCGTCAGGGAGGCCCGCTGCGAAGCGCGCCTTGCCGGTCAAGGTGACATCGGCCTCGATAACCTCGGCGCGCTGCGCGAACTTAACGTTTTCCGGCAGTGCGAGGCTCTTGCGGGCAAAGGCGGCCATATCGCTCGAGCGCTCGACAAGCACGACGGAAGCATCGGGAAGGCGGGTGGCGACAGCCAGACCGGCGGCTCCTGCTCCAGCACCGAGATCGGCAACCCGGATCGGGCGATCGTCCACAACGAGAGAGGCGAGCAGCATGGCATCCATGCCGGCGCGATGGCCGCGTCCAACCGGCTGCACGAGATAAAAGCGGCCACGATGAAAGGCGTCGACCGTTTCGGCCAAGGGCTTGTCGACGAGGGGCTCTAGTCTTGTGACCATCGCGCCCTCACGCTTCGCGGTCGCGCAGTTCTGCCCCAAGGCCGGCATCGGTCAGGATGCGGCGGGCCTGGTCGACACAGTCCGAATCGACCAACAGGCGGCGCTGCAGCATGCCGAGCGAACCCTCGAGGATGCTCATGGACTGGTCTGCGATCATCGAAGCGATCCCGGCGTCGCGCATCAGGCTTTCGGCAAAGGAGAGCAGGACGACGTCGTTGCTGCGAATGATCTCATGCATCGATTTCAGAACTCACTGTTAACAGCTAAACCGGCTTTCAGGCCCAGACCGAGGCAATTCGCCCCTTGCCGTGGCCTTCCGGGCTTTTTATGGTCGGCGACCAAACTGAACAGGAGTCCGGTGCGTTGGGCGTAGTCATACCGCTTGAGGAAAGCAAAAACAAACAGGCATCCGTCAAGCCTCTGGTGGACCTGACCAAAAGCGGCATGGAGCGCGTCAATCAGCTGATCCTGTCGAAGGCAGGCTCTGACGTTCAGATGATCCCGGAGGTGGCAAACCACCTGATCTCATCGGGCGGCAAGCGACTACGCCCGATGCTCACGCTCGCGACAGCCGCCATGTTCGGCTACGAGGGCGACCATCACATCAAGCTCGCGACCTCCGTTGAGTTCATGCACACGGCAACGCTGCTGCATGACGACGTGGTGGACGAGAGCGATCTTCGCCGTGGCAAAAACACAGCCCGCACCATCTGGGGCAACCAGGCAAGCGTGCTGGTCGGCGACTTCCTGCTCGGTCAGGCATTTCGCATGATGGTCGAAGTCGGCTCGCTCGAGGCGCTCGACGTGCTCTCGACCGCGGCCTGCGTGATCGCCGAGGGTGAGGTGCTGCAGCTCTCCGTCGCCAAGAACATGGAGACGACGGAAGACGATTATCTCGCTGTCATCCGCGCCAAGACGGCAGCGCTGTTTGCGGCTGCCGCCGAAGTCGGCCCGATTGTCGCCGGCACTGACAAGGCGACCCGCAGCGCCATGAAATCCTATGGCATGAATCTCGGCCTTGCCTTCCAGCTGGTCGACGACGTGCTCGACTACGGCGGCAAGGCTGCCGAGACCGGCAAGAATGTCGGAGATGATTTCCGCGAGGGCAAGATTACCCTGCCGGTCATCCTCTCCTATCGCCGTGGCACGGCTGCCGAGCGGGAATTCTGGAAGGAATCGATCGAAGGCGGGCTGAACGATGATGTGCGGCTCGAAAGGGCGCTCGGCCTGATCGGCAAGTATGGCGCGCTCACCGACACGATCCAGCGAGCACAGCATTACGGCACCATCGCACGCGATGCACTGGCGCCGCTACCCGAGACGCCGTGGAAGAGCGCCCTCAACGACGTGATCGACTTCTGCATCTCCCGCGTGAATTGACGCAGATCCCGTGATTGCCTTGCGGGGCTGCTTCAAAAAAGCCATTCTATTCGTGAATCATCGCCAATTGCCCGCGCGCGGGCGACCTGCGCTTGCTCTCGGTTCTTGAAAGGCTCGTCCATGCGGCAAAGCTTTGCCCTTCGCACTCTCGCCGGCACCGCGCTCGCGCTGCTGCTCAGCGTCTCGCAGGCGCCGCTGGCGCTTGCTGCTGCCACTGCCCAGTCCACAGAGGCCGAGAGCTTCGATATCGGTAGCGTCGAATCCTTTGCGGGCGCCTTCCTGGCAGCCCGGACTGCGGAAACGGATCGCGATTATCCGAGCGCGGTGAAGTTCTACAAGAAGGCCCTGGAATTCACGCCGAACGAGCTGGAGCTTCAGCAGCGTCTGATGATCGCGCTCATCATGAACGGTGAGTTCGACGAGGGCGCGGATCTCGCCAAGGTTCTGGAAAACGATCCGGCCGTGGAGCGCGTCACCTCCGTAGCCCTCGGATTTCGAGCCATGCGAGACGGCGACTATGCCCAAGCCCTGAAGCATTTCAAATATCAGGGGCCGAACGATCTCGACCGGCTGATGAACCAGCTGCTGATCGCCTGGAGCAAGGTCGGCGAAGGCAAGGGCGAGGAAGCTCTGAAGCTCGTGCAGGATCTCGATGGTCCGAGCTGGTACGGCATTTTCCGCAACTACAATGCTGGCGTGATGGCCGCCATGATCGGCGACGTCGATGCCGCGCGCAGCGCGCTGACCGACACGGTCACCGATCGCAATGGCGGTGCGACGGCGCCCGATACCTTTGCCCGTTCGGTGATCGCGCTTGCGACACTTGAGGCGCAGGCCGGCAACAAGCAGAAGGCACTCGATGCTCTCGCGGCCGGCGACGAACTGATCACCAACTTCGCCCCCTTCAAGGCGCTCCGCACCGAGATCGAATCCGGCAGCCAGCCGAAACCGGTTGTCACAACGGCGGCGCAGGGGGCGGCCGGTGTTCTCTTCTCGATCGGAGGCGCGCTGAACCGTGAAGGCGCCGAAGACACTGTCATGCTGTATCTCCAGCTTTCCCATGCGCTGGACAAGGATGCCGCCGACACGCTGATCCTGCTCGGCGGGATCGCCGAGAATGCAAAGCAGCCGGAAAAGGCGATCGCGTTTTACCGGCAGGTGCCGGAGACCTCGCCGATGCGGCGCATTTCCGAGCTCCAGCTTGGCCTGACGCTCGCCGAAACCGGAAAAGTTCAGGAAGCGCGCGAACATCTGCTCGCCCTGATTGCCTCCGATCCGCAGGATATCAGAAGCTACCTCGCCTATGGCAGCGTGCTGTCCGATGCCAAGGATTATGCGGCCATGGCGGAGAATTATGACAAGGCGATCGAGATCATCGGTCCGAACCCGGCGCGGAACCACTGGTCGGTGTTCTTCCAGCGTGGCATCGCCTATGAGCGGCTGAAGAAGTGGGACACGGCGGAGCCAAACTTCCACAAGGCGCTGGAGCTCAACCCCGATCAGCCGCAGGTGCTGAATTATCTCGGCTATTCCTGGGTCGACATGAACCGCAATCTCCAGGAAGGTCTGGAGATGATCAAGAAGGCGGTCGAGCTTCGGCCGGACGACGGCTACATCGTCGATTCGCTCGGCTGGGCCTATTATCGCCTTGGTCGCTTCGAAGAGGCGGTGGTCGAACTGGAACGCGCCGTCGAGCTGCGTGCCGGTGACCCGACGATCAACGACCATCTGGGCGATGCCTACTGGCGCGTCGGGCGCAAGCTGGAAGCCAAGTATCAGTGGAAGCGGGCGCTGGCCTCCGAGCCGGAAGAGGTCGAAGTTCCGAAGATCCAGGCAAAGATCGACAAGGGCCTTCCGGCGATCGAGTCTGATGCCGCCAAGGTCGAGACCAAACCGGTCGAAGAGCCCAAGAAAGACGACAAGAAGACCTGAGCCGAATGAAAGACATTGCAGAGCGCCGGCCGGAGCGGATCGTCGAGACGGCTCCGGCCAAGATCAACCTTGCTTTGCACGTCACAGGTCGGCGGGACGACGGCTATCATCTTCTCGACAGTCTCGTGACCTTTGCCGAGGACGGCGACGAACTCACCTTCGAGACGGCAGACACAGACAGTTTCCGTATCGTCGGGCGCTTTGGGGCTGCGCTTTCAGGCGATGACAATCTGGTTCTGAATGCGCGCGATCTGCTTCGGGCCGCCCTCGATGAATGCGGCCAGCCACATGGCGCTGTTTCCATTCTTCTCGACAAGAGCCTGCCGATCGCGTCGGGGATCGGCGGTGGTTCGGCGGATGCCGCAGCGACATTGCGCGGTCTCCTCAGGCTCTGGAAGGCGGAGCTGCCGGCGGAGACGTTGCAGCAGATCGCAGTGCAGCTAGGCGCCGATGTGCCGATGTGCCTTGCCTCGACGCCGCTGCGCGCGCGCGGGATCGGCGAGACGATCGAGACAGTTGCCATGCCCTCCGTACCGCTGGTGCTGATCAATCCGCTGAAGCCCGTTTCCACGCCGGAGATCTTTCGCAGCCTTCAGCGCCGCGACAATGATCCGATCGGCGAGATGGACCAATCTTCCAGTCTCTCTGCGTGGATGCAGTCGCTCTCCGCCCTGCGCAACGACCTGCAGCCGCCGGCAGAAGCGCTGGTGCCCGAGATTGCCGAGGCCTGCGATCTGCTGCGGCAGAGCCTGGCAGGTTTTGTGCGCATGTCTGGCTCTGGCGCCACCTGTTTCGGGCTCTACGAGACCGAGGCTGCGGCGATGAAGGCGGCCTTGGCGCTTTCGGCCTATCGGCCGAACTGGTATGTGCTCCTCACACGTACCGTTCAGGGAGAGAGCCGATGAGCCGCATCGACGAAAGCCGCCCCTTCATTCCCGTTGGCATTGCGGTGCTCACCGTTTCCGACACCCGCAGCCTTTCCGACGACAAATCCGGGGACACGCTGGTCGCGCGCATCGAAGAGGCTGGTCACCGGCTTGTTGCCCGGGCGATCGTCAAGGACGACAAGACGACGATCCGGGACCAGGTCGAGACCTGGACGAAGACGCCCGAGATCGATGTCGTCATCACCACCGGTGGCACGGGCTTTACCGGGCGGGATGTCACGCCCGAGGCCTTGGAGCCGCTGTTCGAAAAGCGCATGGACGGCTTTTCCGAAGTCTTCCACCGCATCTCTTATGACAAGATCGGCACCTCGACGATCCAGTCCCGCGCGACGGGTGGCGTTGCCAACGCCACATTCATCTTCGTGCTGCCGGGCTCGCCCGGCGCCTGCAAGGATGCGTGGGACGGTATCATCAAGCCGCAGCTCGACTATCGGCACATGCCCTGCAATTTCGTGGAAATCATGCCCAGGCTCGACGAGCATCTGAAGCGCAGCCAAGGCTGATCAGCGGCGCGCCTCACGGGCGACCCAGGACGGAATGATCTCGGAGGCGAGACGGCGCGGCTTGTGACCGCGCGCAAGCTGAAGCAGTTCCCTGCCCTCGCCAGCCAACCCCTGTGCCTGACGCTTCGGGATCAGCAGGCCATTCTCGAGCAGCGGCGTCGAGCGGGTCAGCCGCCGGTAGAAGGGCTGCCGGTAAAGCCGCGATTCGGAGAAACGGGCGGGCGCCTTATTGAGCGCGACATATTCCGCGACCTCGTCCACCCAGCCCTGGCCGAGCCGCGCACCGGGTTCGATGAGGAGCAGCCATTCGCCGCGCGCTGTCGCCAGCACGTCCTTCATGTCCCACTGCTGATAAAATCGGCATCCGGCAGCGTCGGCAACCAAGGACGAACCATCGGTCGAGCCGTGGTCAAGCACGATGACATCGCTGACCAGACCCTCGACAGCGCCGGCCACCAGCACGGACAAGGTCTGTGCGAGCTCGGGTTCCTGGTCGTGGCATTCCATGATCACTGTCAGCATTGCCTATATCTATCGCATTGCACAAAGTTTTGCCACAGACAGTTTTCCGAAGTTTGTTCTTGCATTGTTCTCTTTTTGCCGCTAGGAATAAAGTCATTGAGCGAGGCTTGAACGCCCGCGAGGAGCCAAACATGACCGAGCTGTCTCTTGTGAGCCAGGCTGCCTTTCAGCCCGGCAATACGGCAGATATTGCCGATGCGCTGATGAACGCGTCCGGCATGCGGATCGAGATCGATCGGCGGCGCGGACGTGCGGCCGGGATCAATCCGGCCGGCCGGTTCGAGAGCCAGGAGCGCGTCGCCTTCGATGACGGCTGGCATACGCTCGAGGACATGCCGCCCTTCAGGACCGAAGTTCAGGTCGAGAAGCCGCGCACGGTCATCACCCGCAACGATTCACCCGACATTCCCTTCGACCGTTCGATCAACCCCTATCGCGGCTGCGAGCATGGCTGCATCTACTGCTTCGCCCGGCCGACCCACAGCTATATGGGCCTGTCGGCAGGCCTCGACTTCGAGGCCAAGCTGTTTGCCAAGCCGGATGCGCCACGCCTGCTGGAACGGGAACTGTCGAAGCCGGGCTACAAGGTGAAACCGATCGCGATCGGCACCAATACCGATCCATATCAGCCGATTGAACGGGAATGGCGCATCATGCGACAGATCCTGGAAGTCCTGGACAAGGCGAACCATCCGGTTGTGATCGTGACGAAGTCCGCGCTCATCCTGCGCGATATCGACATCCTGACGTCGATGGCAGAGCGCGGGCTGGTGAAAGTCGGCATCTCGGTGACGACGCTGGATCGCAAACTGGCACGGACGATGGAGCCCCGTGCCTCGACACCGGCCAAACGGCTGGAGGCGATCAAGACGCTTTCAGAGGCCGGCATTCCTGTGGCCGTTATGATGGCGCCGATCATTCCCGCTCTCAACGATCACGAAATCGAACGCATTCTCGACAGCGGCAAGGCCGCAGGGGCGACTGAGGCGAGTTATGTGCTGTTGCGCCTGCCGCTCGAAGTGAGCCCGCTATTTCGCGACTGGCTGCTGCAGAACTATCCGGACCGCTATCGTCACGTGATGTCACTGGTTCGCTCGATGCGCGACGGCAAGGATTATGATGCCGAATTCGGCAAGCGGATGAAGGGAGCCGGTCCCTATGCCTGGCAGATCAGCCGTCGCTTCGAGATGACGACCAAGCGGCTCGGCCTGATGCGCCGCAGCCTGCATCTCAGGGAAGACCTGTTCATCTCGCCCGACAGCGACGGAGTGCAGCTCTCGCTGCTCTGACTTGGGTTTGTTTTCGTATTCCGGTGCTGTTGTCCGCCGCCTCGCACCGGATTTAGTCCCTGGTAAGCCGCCCCTTTCGCCATGATCGCGATTGGGACCGGGGACTTGCAGGAGGTCGGGTGCGCGTGCGATTTCTGCCGCATGAAACGACGCACGCCACCCGATTCTCCTGGCCTCTTTCCAGACTTGCCCCTCGTCCCGGATTTCTCACTTGAGAGCCGCGCCAAGCGCCAGGGCCTTTGGCCGGTGGCCGGGACCGACGAAGCAGGACGCGGGCCTCTGGCAGGCCCGGTGGTCGCCGCAGCCGTGATCCTCGATCCGAAGCGGATCCCCGACGGGCTGAACGACTCCAAGAAGCTTTCCGCCGCCCAGCGTGAGGTCCTCTATGAGCATATCCTGGCCGAAGCGACCGTTTCGATTGCGTCCTCCTCGCCCAAGCGCATCGATCTCATCGACATCCGCAAGGCGAGCCTCGATGCCATGCGCCGGGCCGTGGCCGGCCTCGATCAGGAGGCCCGGCATGTGCTCGCCGATGGTCGCGATGTGCCGCTCGGCCTTTTGTGCTCGGGTGAAGCGGTGGTCAAGGGCGATGCGCGTTCCGTCTCGATCGCTGCCGCCTCGATCGTCGCCAAAGTGATGCGGGACCGGATGATGGTGAGAGCTGGCCTCGTCTATCCCGATTACGGCTTTGAGGTCCATGCGGGCTACGGCACGGACCGCCACCGCAGCGCGATCGTGACCCACGGCCCCTGCCCCTTGCACCGGATGAGTTTCCGACCGCTGAAGATCACCGCCACGCCAGCGGACGCAGACCTCTAGACCTCATATCTGCGCGCACCTGCAACCGTAACCGGGCGTACATGCCACAGAGCACTGACGACCATACTTCGCGCTTCATCCATCTCGACAGGCTACACAGCGAAAAAGAAAACGCCCCGACCGGAGACCGGTCGGGGCGTCACAATCAGCAACTTGTCCGCGGTCGGCCGAACTCAGTTCAGGCGCGACTTCACTTCACCGACGGAGGCCTTGAACAGCGACTGCTGCACGGCTTCGTCGGACTTCTTGGCCAGGACCTTCTCGGCAGCTGCGATCGCAAGGTCGACGGCTGCAGCGCGAACGGCGTTCACGGCTTCGGTCTCGGCCTGCTTGATCTTCTGCTCGGAGAGTGCGTTGCGGCGTGCAACAAACTCTTCGGTCTTCTGCTTGGCTTCCGCGGTCAGGGCAGCGGCCTCGCGCTCGGCGGCGGCCACGATGGCTGCAGCCTCGGCTTCGGCTTCCTTGCGCTTGCGCTGGTATTCGGCCAGCAGGTGCTGAGCCTCTTCGCGCAGGCGCTTGGCTTCGGCCAGCTCGTCGCGGATCTTGTCGGCGCGCTCATCCAGAGCCTTCGCCATCATGCCCGGTACCTTCAGGTAGGCGAGCAGGAGGAAGAAGAGGACGAGGGCAACGAGCGCGAAAAATGAAGAGTCCATGATGCTTAGGCCCCCTGCTTTGCGACGCCGGAGACGGCGGCCTTGATGTCGGCCGCGGTCGACTTGGCGCCGATCAGTTCTTCAACGATTGCGCCGACAGTGTCGATCGCGATCGTGTCGACTTCAGCAAAAGCGCGAGCCTTGATGTCGGCGATGCGGCTTTCGGCAGCGGCGATCTTGGCGGACAGTTCCGTCTCGATCGCAGCACGCTCCGCATCGGCCTTGGCCTTGGATGCATCACGAGCGGCAGAAGCGATCTGGCCGGCTTTCGCCTTGGCCGCAGTCAATTCGCGCTCGTAGGTTTCGATGGCAGCATCGGCTTCGGACTTCAGACGAGAAGCCTCGTCGAGATCCTGGGCGATGCGGTCGTGGCGGTTCTCAAGAATGCCGCCGACGCGCGGGACGATGACCTTCTGCATGAGCATGTAGAACACGCCGAACGTGATCACCAGCCACAGAAGCTGCGACGGATAGGTCGAAAAATCGAACGGCGGGAACACGCCGCCGCCATGAGCCTCGTCGTGGGCCACGCCGGTCTCTGTGTGAAGCTG
Encoded here:
- a CDS encoding S49 family peptidase, giving the protein MADFLKRLVPKRFQKKGVVIPVVRLHGPIMSGGSRFRPALNLSSVAGQLEKAFGMKDSPAVALSINSPGGSPVQSRMIYDRIRALAEEKNKRVLVFVEDVAASGGYMIAIAGDEIIADATSIVGSIGVVSGGFGFPELLKKIGVERRVYTAGENKVILDPFQPEKESDIEYLKTLQLEIHEIFIDMVKARRSTVLADDPAIFSGLFWTGRKGLELGLVDRLGGLREEIKTRYGKDARLELIGAHKGLFGRRAAGIGAFAAPDQIAVQAVAGLAETLEEKALWGRYGL
- a CDS encoding tRNA1(Val) (adenine(37)-N6)-methyltransferase, which produces MVTRLEPLVDKPLAETVDAFHRGRFYLVQPVGRGHRAGMDAMLLASLVVDDRPIRVADLGAGAGAAGLAVATRLPDASVVLVERSSDMAAFARKSLALPENVKFAQRAEVIEADVTLTGKARFAAGLPDDSFHHVIMNPPFNDPGDRKTPDALKAEAHAMTENLFESWIRTAGAIVMPGGQLSLIARPQSIAEIIAACGRRFGGLEITAIHPRPGENATRILVTAIKGSRAKLQLRAPLLMHDKPDSHAFAPLVDDLNNGRVGYRRLR
- a CDS encoding putative signal transducing protein yields the protein MHEIIRSNDVVLLSFAESLMRDAGIASMIADQSMSILEGSLGMLQRRLLVDSDCVDQARRILTDAGLGAELRDREA
- a CDS encoding polyprenyl synthetase family protein — its product is MGVVIPLEESKNKQASVKPLVDLTKSGMERVNQLILSKAGSDVQMIPEVANHLISSGGKRLRPMLTLATAAMFGYEGDHHIKLATSVEFMHTATLLHDDVVDESDLRRGKNTARTIWGNQASVLVGDFLLGQAFRMMVEVGSLEALDVLSTAACVIAEGEVLQLSVAKNMETTEDDYLAVIRAKTAALFAAAAEVGPIVAGTDKATRSAMKSYGMNLGLAFQLVDDVLDYGGKAAETGKNVGDDFREGKITLPVILSYRRGTAAEREFWKESIEGGLNDDVRLERALGLIGKYGALTDTIQRAQHYGTIARDALAPLPETPWKSALNDVIDFCISRVN
- a CDS encoding tetratricopeptide repeat protein, with product MRQSFALRTLAGTALALLLSVSQAPLALAAATAQSTEAESFDIGSVESFAGAFLAARTAETDRDYPSAVKFYKKALEFTPNELELQQRLMIALIMNGEFDEGADLAKVLENDPAVERVTSVALGFRAMRDGDYAQALKHFKYQGPNDLDRLMNQLLIAWSKVGEGKGEEALKLVQDLDGPSWYGIFRNYNAGVMAAMIGDVDAARSALTDTVTDRNGGATAPDTFARSVIALATLEAQAGNKQKALDALAAGDELITNFAPFKALRTEIESGSQPKPVVTTAAQGAAGVLFSIGGALNREGAEDTVMLYLQLSHALDKDAADTLILLGGIAENAKQPEKAIAFYRQVPETSPMRRISELQLGLTLAETGKVQEAREHLLALIASDPQDIRSYLAYGSVLSDAKDYAAMAENYDKAIEIIGPNPARNHWSVFFQRGIAYERLKKWDTAEPNFHKALELNPDQPQVLNYLGYSWVDMNRNLQEGLEMIKKAVELRPDDGYIVDSLGWAYYRLGRFEEAVVELERAVELRAGDPTINDHLGDAYWRVGRKLEAKYQWKRALASEPEEVEVPKIQAKIDKGLPAIESDAAKVETKPVEEPKKDDKKT
- a CDS encoding 4-(cytidine 5'-diphospho)-2-C-methyl-D-erythritol kinase, translating into MKDIAERRPERIVETAPAKINLALHVTGRRDDGYHLLDSLVTFAEDGDELTFETADTDSFRIVGRFGAALSGDDNLVLNARDLLRAALDECGQPHGAVSILLDKSLPIASGIGGGSADAAATLRGLLRLWKAELPAETLQQIAVQLGADVPMCLASTPLRARGIGETIETVAMPSVPLVLINPLKPVSTPEIFRSLQRRDNDPIGEMDQSSSLSAWMQSLSALRNDLQPPAEALVPEIAEACDLLRQSLAGFVRMSGSGATCFGLYETEAAAMKAALALSAYRPNWYVLLTRTVQGESR
- the moaB gene encoding molybdenum cofactor biosynthesis protein B, coding for MSRIDESRPFIPVGIAVLTVSDTRSLSDDKSGDTLVARIEEAGHRLVARAIVKDDKTTIRDQVETWTKTPEIDVVITTGGTGFTGRDVTPEALEPLFEKRMDGFSEVFHRISYDKIGTSTIQSRATGGVANATFIFVLPGSPGACKDAWDGIIKPQLDYRHMPCNFVEIMPRLDEHLKRSQG
- a CDS encoding glycosyl transferase, translated to MLTVIMECHDQEPELAQTLSVLVAGAVEGLVSDVIVLDHGSTDGSSLVADAAGCRFYQQWDMKDVLATARGEWLLLIEPGARLGQGWVDEVAEYVALNKAPARFSESRLYRQPFYRRLTRSTPLLENGLLIPKRQAQGLAGEGRELLQLARGHKPRRLASEIIPSWVAREARR
- a CDS encoding PA0069 family radical SAM protein, producing MTELSLVSQAAFQPGNTADIADALMNASGMRIEIDRRRGRAAGINPAGRFESQERVAFDDGWHTLEDMPPFRTEVQVEKPRTVITRNDSPDIPFDRSINPYRGCEHGCIYCFARPTHSYMGLSAGLDFEAKLFAKPDAPRLLERELSKPGYKVKPIAIGTNTDPYQPIEREWRIMRQILEVLDKANHPVVIVTKSALILRDIDILTSMAERGLVKVGISVTTLDRKLARTMEPRASTPAKRLEAIKTLSEAGIPVAVMMAPIIPALNDHEIERILDSGKAAGATEASYVLLRLPLEVSPLFRDWLLQNYPDRYRHVMSLVRSMRDGKDYDAEFGKRMKGAGPYAWQISRRFEMTTKRLGLMRRSLHLREDLFISPDSDGVQLSLL
- a CDS encoding ribonuclease HII — translated: MKRRTPPDSPGLFPDLPLVPDFSLESRAKRQGLWPVAGTDEAGRGPLAGPVVAAAVILDPKRIPDGLNDSKKLSAAQREVLYEHILAEATVSIASSSPKRIDLIDIRKASLDAMRRAVAGLDQEARHVLADGRDVPLGLLCSGEAVVKGDARSVSIAAASIVAKVMRDRMMVRAGLVYPDYGFEVHAGYGTDRHRSAIVTHGPCPLHRMSFRPLKITATPADADL
- a CDS encoding F0F1 ATP synthase subunit B: MDSSFFALVALVLFFLLLAYLKVPGMMAKALDERADKIRDELAEAKRLREEAQHLLAEYQRKRKEAEAEAAAIVAAAEREAAALTAEAKQKTEEFVARRNALSEQKIKQAETEAVNAVRAAAVDLAIAAAEKVLAKKSDEAVQQSLFKASVGEVKSRLN
- a CDS encoding F0F1 ATP synthase subunit B codes for the protein MFVTPAFAQETPAEGQLHTETGVAHDEAHGGGVFPPFDFSTYPSQLLWLVITFGVFYMLMQKVIVPRVGGILENRHDRIAQDLDEASRLKSEADAAIETYERELTAAKAKAGQIASAARDASKAKADAERAAIETELSAKIAAAESRIADIKARAFAEVDTIAIDTVGAIVEELIGAKSTAADIKAAVSGVAKQGA